Genomic segment of Eupeodes corollae chromosome 2, idEupCoro1.1, whole genome shotgun sequence:
CCTCCCTTGTAGAATCTCCAAAACTTCTTCGaaatttaaagaactttattgatattttaagaCCTTAACTGGAACCTCTAGACATTCCATGCAATTTCAACACATCACATTATTTGgaatttcaagacctcccttggaaaATCAAAACCTCACTTGATGTTTTAAAATCTCTCTACAAATTTCAAGACCTCTCCTGATGTTGCAAgtcctttttaatttcaaaaaaagtcccTTCGAATTTCCAGACCTCAACTGGAACCTCTAGACCTACCTTGTAAGCCCtcgaaatttcaatatttcaagaCCTCTACTGGAATTACACAAATCTTATtccagaattttgtttaaaacaaaaattcttaaaaaaatcaaaaaaataatttatccaGAAAAGACTTGAAAGGTGAAGCCTTAAATATGAAATGTAGGTGTATTCAttgggtttgtttttgaaagtttaagtcCCAACGTAGACAGCAACATAATACCCAACATTTCTTACGCCTTATGGAGAATTGTTGAGCCCTACGTAAAGAAGATCTATTTGAGTTGTTGGAGGCAGTTTTATGTCAAAGATACAGTGAaagcataagaaaaaaaaagaaatagtttgtaATAAGGTTTCGGTGCATAtttgtcaattacatttttgaaaattgcaatgAAAACCTTTACATTTTAACATTCTTGGCTACAGTGGCCAATTTCTTGTCCGTGGAGTTCTGAGTGGCGTTATACAACCCGCATGGCATAACCGTGGATTGCTGTGACGAGAGCCCAGAGAATGAAAAAGCTGCCTTCTCCCTTGATTTAATCACCAAAAGGTGCTTTCAAATCGATACTGGAGAAACTTTGTATCTTGAAGTTTGCTTATTAGTCCTTCAATGCAAGGAAGGgcataaacaaacattttcgtcCTTACGAAAGCATTTCAACGAGTCCaaccgaatatcggacgttgaaggtcgagcagaaaactcgcttgacttgtttcttacctctgaccctgataagtacactgttgtCTGGTAGTGTTCTATCTTCTCTAAGCATATCTTTCGTCTCAAAACTGTTCATTTAaggaaagagctcctaagagaaccgtttggtaATACCAGGAAggcaactgggacggtctcaataattacttcaggatctttaactggtcactatgcttcctcgatagtgacgttgagtccagcgcagatatgatcacaagtttaattctcctgggaatgacaacttttataccgaacagggttaaaagtatcagacccaaggaaaacgcataGTTTTAtccgagctgtaaagaggttattagggccaaagaggtaagtatccgttgctataaagccaaccgtactgaggaaatcCGGAAAAcgttgaagaggtgttcttcaacgctggcaaaaccactgcgtaagctttttcaacTGTCCTCCTCCTCAGGTCTAGTTACAAAAGGATAGAAAACtgtatttgtccagcccatacccaaaaaaggcaaatcttccccaccctctaattaccgaccgattgcactaacgtcccttctttgcaaggtcatggaaacgctgatcaattatcagctcaagaaatatcttgaagatctcATGGTAATCTCGTGGTTcatttcaccgaacagtggagcaaatctttacatcgctttggagaaagtaggattattgcacttcatatttcaaaagcatttgatagggtttgacatCAGACTCTGTTATAGAAAATGCGTGATTTCGGTTGTCATGagtccctgcttcattggattagtaattacctttcggatcgatCATTACAAGTAGTATGGGATGGAATCAAGTATGAAAACCATAAAACAAATACTGGTGTGCttcacaccttctgatctggctgttatctacaagacttatatacgtccgaagcttgagtataactacCATCTCTctgctggtgctcctgcaacttacttaagcctcttggatagaattgaacgtagagcatttaaattgattgatgataatatcatcataagttcatttacttcgcttgaacatcgtcgtaaggtctcttggcTGAccctttttttaccgttattttaccggcttatgctctagtgaaacagccagttgcattcctctctttaaacagtttaaccgtaatactcgtgcttctaggaatgctcatcagtataccctcgagcctaactacggtcgtactgtcaaaaacagagattcgttctttaaccgtactacgcgaatatggaatgccttaccatactctttctttcctagtcattgcaatatacagaaattcaaaaccaatgtgcaccgacatttccttttaaaccctctctcctcttcctagtggtcacactgtgcctctgcataataagggtagtaatatacTCAAGGggattatattataaaaaaaataatctggaATCCACACCCAGCCTACTTTTTCCTCCTCTAATACTCCTATCTTCAGCATTCTACCTAACTCAACACTCAGCAGCTTCTCTAGTGCTTGAGAAATTGGATAATGCCTGTTTTATGAGAATTTGTTTGACTTCAACTTCTATCACATTTTCTTCGAGTTTGGCTCTATCCAACCCCTGTTGGGAAAAGGACTTAACAGCAACTTGATGCTCTCCAACATCTGAGCTTAATCTGGTGACAGGTCTCGCAAATTCGGTTGTTCTTTCGTCAATACTGGAGCGCTGAGCTCTATGGTTCTATATTAATGCTTTTCCTACTCATAAAATCTTTTGCACCTTTCTCTTGACATTGCTCCACTAatcttttttcacttaataaTTTGCACTTTCGGGTATGGCTTATTGTCATCTGTTATCAACAGTATCGTTGATTGTTTTTTCGTTGCACTTTTTTACCTACCCCAACGTCGATATTTGAATTCTGCTTGCACCACTCGTTTACGGCAATAAATATCTGGACTTCTGGTGCAAAGAACGAGTCCCGTTTTAAAACTTCCTCTAAGGATTCCTGCAAcgtaaaaaagtgaatttataaAACACTTTCAAAAATGGACAAACAAAACTCTCGTCACCTTTGACAATCCTCGAAAGGACTCATGTTGAAGAATTTCCGCCGCATTACGATCCATAAACGTCAAACAGACATTTACCAGTTTCTCCAAATTGTACAACCTTGCAGCGTCTAAAATTGCGCACACATTCGACAGCGATATGTACTGCCGCAGATACTCGGAGATGGCTAATTCCAATTCTGTGAAACCATACTGATTGGCTAGGCCCAGAGTGTCTAGGATATTATTGTCACCCATCTGGGAAAGGGGCATATGTCCTAGAGACAAGAAATCAAAGTTCGCTTCGCTTTAACCATTTAGCAATAAGCTTACCTGAATAGACGTACTTAAGGAGCGCCTTGAAGGCCTCCAGTGGTATTTTAAGTTTGATCTCACTTTGATTTGTCTCAGATAGACCGCCATAGAGCAGGGCACGGAAGTACTCGCTCCGGGCAGCCAAAATCACACGATGTGCTGGCAAGCGTTGGTCTTCCACAATGAATGCAACATCGGAGTAATCATCCGACATGCATAGTTGTGCCATTTGTTCAGAGAATCGTTCTGCAATTAAAAGATAACtcttaattaaataaactgATGTGAGGTAAAGGATCGATGGAGAAAGTCTCCACCAACGACGGTAGGGTAGAATCGTTCTCATTTACCAGTTAATTCAATTTCATCGGTGCGTTGCTTCTTTGGGGTATGACCGGACATTTTATGGTGACTTTGACTGCTCATTTTCCATTTGCAGCACAAGAAACATCAAGGAATTTCTTTTCCTTTATCCTTGGACTCTCGAATCTTCTATGGGAGCGCGTCTTTTcttaacgaaaaacaaaaagaaaagcacCAAAAATTCGCTGCAATTTGCGaatagaaaaacataaaaatgatttcgtttAGTTTGCTGTTATTTGAAAACAGAAATTtaggaaaattttgtttattttaatgttttccgGCAGATGAGGATATATACGCAGTAGATTTTCTTGGAATGGAATTTCATTgacatttatcttttttttgtgatttccaGTAGCAGGGATGTTATCTGACGGGAAATAAATTATTGGAATTTGTTGTGGTTTATTTGGAAGAAGTTTATGTGGTGCCATCTGGTCGTTAGTGATTGTTACATTAAGGGTATATTGCAGTAGGTTgggttttaaagttttgaaatatttataattttttagacaAGAATACCTGGTATTAGAGTCTGTAAATAATATAACACCGTTGATGATATGACTAAAACATTCAGCTTCGACTGACGTTATTAGTTCACGCCAAAAATtgtaaagttaaattaaaatgttcaagttTGCAAACGGACATGAGGTGTTTTTCCACttaatttttcagtttaaaaaatatgtttgaagtaTTATTATGGGAAATTAATTTGACTGCTTCAACAGCAAATACGATCAACTGGCAGGGtcatttattgtttattttcaaagataaaGCTATTTAAAACTCGAATAGGGATACATTTTcgatgaatattttattttgatacaaaGTTTTGacttcataaataataattaaaatacacaTGGAGTGGTAAAATGTGGTAAAGATTCAAAACGGCCGGTAAttctttaagttatttttgaagcatttcGCACATTTTGGGTGGTAACTCAACCTTAACTTGAATAACGTCGGTTTTAAAAAACATCTAGAGTTTAAACAAAACGTGAAAGCGATCAATTACCATAAATGGCAAATATACAACTAATATtatatgacatttcaaatggcACCTACGTTTGACAGGTGGCAATTTCTCAGCGCTATTAACTTGATACCACGAAACgaatgaatttttttctatcAACATTAAGTCAAGAACATATTTCCatattaaacttttcaattttgtgcGGCATTTTTATAGCAAGCTGCCCATTTGAtctggattcgaagactttatCAGCTTTTGGCCCAAAGAAACAGAGGttatcaagagttattcttcgtttcatcTCAGTGAAGGCTGCGCTTAAAGCGGAGCCTAAGTAGACGAAgctcttgactacctcaaagatagtgcttctagtgttgacgtgtgagctctgcacaattcttttgaggtcaatgttaaaaaaatagcatgacagcgcatcaccttgtttaaagacttttttgacattgaaaggttctgttaactTGTTTCCAAACTCATAagcattctgcacaaacggatcaGTTTGGTAAGGATGTCAAAACTAAacatggttctatacagctcgtccccagagatgctgtcatatgcggcatTGAAATCGAAGAAGTGATCAATAAGATTTCTTTGATTATTATTTGgagttgataaatattttgccaGCTTGTAATGAAAAATAGGATTATTTTGGGATTAAAAGAAGTTCTGGTCTAAAAGTAAAGTACGATAACATAATATTGTGCAAAGATCTTTTTAAGCAAGAGTTATACAATTATATAaattgtgtggcgcaacagtccattgtgcaccagggcctaatgacttacagctcttaaccattcctgtgtgcgagtactcttgtcaggaatggaaggaacctacaattttaggccaaacccgaacggctagtttgagaaagcactttttcatgacaacaattactcttgaaggatttgtcaattcctcgcaagaggcagtacccgcgaaaattattttttttttaaattaagatggcacaggcacagggattgaacctaagaccccttgcataacagtccaacgcacttttttttattcatttttatcaattcattcttaaacctgtcttaaagctagacaaaaattcataaaactagcctaattatccataacttacaactaacactaagttaaactataacacttaaaactaatgcctttcggccctaagatctatttgacttcattaaaattttatttattttgtatttattagaaaatttaaaaaaaaaactaatatcaatatccttttttatttttacttacaaacttcttaaaattaggcccttaaataaaacttaaaactgacttaaactacctattctacctataaactacttaaaactagaaaaaccacagcagcaaatctaactatctgacatttttgcttttcatattttgttgttttttttttttaatttttttaaattttttttaatgtttttttttattattttttgtttttgttttttttttgtatttttttcttcgtgccaccatgcctattctacttaagactcaaccctaatactattaaacaattatgtaagccggccaaggcttaaaaccccatcccgtctacccactatcaagtgccgattaaaGCCACCAAAGCTGGTtgtcctgcttcaccctatcagttcggtcccgttcggacacagccctactgaaccgaaggaactctgctccgccttgtgccataaggtcccgattgtacaggagtcgcctatccacggttcgccGTCTGACGTGCCAGACTAtcctgccaatctatcctgtatcagaccgcatctttctaaaaagaggaatgcctctggagaaatgaagccgctcaagcgtgcactctcaaaatattcgtcgttcggatagaacgccccaaaaattaaattgttggtcgaagacatagctctttcAATGTTACCTTGAACGAGtcttatcacgaaattgtcaattctgttgattcggtccccgttgtataggacctcgttggaatagtaatgcacataagaagattcggctgttcgatataagccggtacagcgtcgtaaacactgccactcAAACACCCAAAacggctcctctggccctggtcagagcagcatttttatttctgtcgaaatataaatactgatctaaccagataccgaggtactttactacacttttgctcgctaatggctgcccgtgaagatcaatgatgaccatcttgcgccaattcttacacgtatccctcgtggccctagccaacggagtccggaacagaattgtctctggcttctggacatttattttcagtttccagtcgtcgcaatatcgctgaatctcgtcgaaatcacgctgcaagagaattctaataacctcaacctttcgggccgttctgtacgcaattagatcgtcggcgtacgcaattgcttttgtaagactacctattagatcgctggtgtaaatgctgaagagaatcggtgaattttccgctccctgttgaagaccatttttaattgagaatgttgtggtagaagtaacattgccacttttgacaacaaactttctaccgttaagcatatcataaagtatatacagcaatggcttgcttatgccaagcctgctcagttttaggtaaagaccctctaaccatatggtgtcaaaggccttttccaaatcaaccagaacagcacctgtgagtttagacgcagcatgaattgtgtcatggcccgccttgaacccgaactgtttatccggaattattttgttgtccgcagcccacttagtcagagccctattaatgattttttagaaaactttgctgatgctcggaagaagacttatcaaccgaagatttgacgggttggagttgtcctttccctttttcgggagaggatgaaccacagtgatcttccaatgcactggataatatgcattattgaggagcgtggtgtaaatgtcaattgcctccgtcggtaaatgtcttagtacaacgttggatataccagcgacacctgctgacttgttattttttattgaattgaagatgagctgaagttcaaccttcgtcactaacaagggacttggtcccgtttgctcggcgattatggcttTTGCCAAGgagtcgtcattgaaccgcatgaaaccgctgttctcagatcgccaatgtgtgatatcattacggaggtaaaagtgattaagtagggctctgttttctaggtcgtggttggggtgaatgctaacattcactttgtacacttgctggaaagcagctcccaccgcctccacttttccCTTCGGATCATCAATTATATacaagtcatcgtcaaagatggcttcttctggatctatttgcggtGTTCTCAGTAcatctctgttctcttcagttctttggagtttcagactcggaaggtcactGTCGTtgtttttcctgaatatcttgttgattttagagaatatactagggtcactcgaataatttgaccggatcttgcggtcccagtacttgttgattgataacctgtagttctccttaattaacagattgacattttttattgaaggtttcattgtcctaacctccaagtcatgttgggtctgtaagtcgtctgtacacgtttttgagtcttgtcactCGAatgaagttctctcgctagggcgttggtgaaacgaggccaacccactaaccatcatgccacgggtactataacttttcttttatagaGATGAAAAATAGAAGTTCCCAGTGTGTTGGTAAAAgacgaaagatttttttttcactttttgcaCTTTTATATTTCTCTAAACTTAACAAATTTATAACACctaagtattttatattttaaaatttaaatttaaagtgtcaacaaaaagcttttaaattctcTATGACCAAAATTAGGTCTGTTTAATTAGAATAGATGAATTACGTACTGCTTGATTGAATATCACTTAAATACTTGGGTTAAAAATAATTGGCTGTATTATTACCAAATAGTTCCACTCTAATTTGTGTtcctatttctatttctatttaatttgtaatttaattattacTGCAATGAAGAGTTTCGAggagtaaaattgtttttagaaacagcaatttttaatgacaattattataaaaacaacgattatttaaacaaattggtGAACCATTATCAACGTCATTAGCAAATTGGAACAcatgaaaaaatttaacatgTAGTTTAATAACTCAGTGTGTTCATAGGGCTAAGAAGATCGTTGAACATAAATGTGTTCTGAGCTTAATTTACTCCTGGATCCTGGAATACTGGAAGACAATGttcagaattttctcaaaaacgtcaattattttatttatcgcGCAATACGAacgaaaaccaaacaaaattgaatttgaaagttAATGAACGGCGGTGCTCAAATCTTGatacaataaatttcaaatttaaatacaaataattagtTCAAAAGATTCAAAAGACACACGCAACTTAATATTAAATACAGAgttattgtatttaaattatatttatcagaaaataaagttgtttttggtAGAAAAAAGGATTTCAAAATGGGACTTGCAAACCATCTTACTTCAGATGCGTCTCGCAATCTAAATAATTTAGCGAGGAACATTTCACCAATTGTGTCTGATGTTATGGACGAAGATGAAGATTTTGTGagtaaatatgaatttaatttttcttccattattatctttgtttttgtgtttaattaaaGAATCCAAGTGATGAACTCGATTACGAAAgcgaaaacgaatatgaaagaGGAATGAATTTAACAAGGAGTATGCAAAGATCTTTGGAATTAAAATTGGACAAAATTATAGCCCAAAATGAATTGATATTGCAACAAAAtcgagaaattttaaaactggCCAAAGCTAGGACATTAGTGGTacccgatgatgatgatgaagctgAGGATCAAGCCTCCTCTGATTCATCCTAaagaaacttcttttttttaagtttatattgagCCTTTAATTACGTACATCTCAATGAATATGTATTTGTTTGAATAAGCTTCTAAATAGTGCCACTGGaggtttcttaaattttatttattaccttataaactttactttattaactttttaagaaCTGTTAATGTTTTGTCTTTTTTCCGGaccaaataaattaatcaaacttaaaacatatcagtttcttttatttaaaaataagatccattcgaattcaaaaaatatggGGCCAAAATCATCTTGAAGCTGTTGAATTATCGCCTTTTGAGCCTGATTATAGCTTCTGTTGATTTGACTTCTTAAgaaggtttttaaaatcaagACAAATCTGGAACACTGAAAGCAAAAAACATATTCGATTTCAGTAGATTTTAAGAACCTAGCTATAATTCTATGTTACAACCCACGTTACTTCTTTACAAACTACAAGGCTCCTGGAGGCGTTAGTTTTATAGGAAAATGTAAAGTAGGTACATTTTCAATACAATGTAAAGAAGGATGAAGAGCGACGAGAatgaaaaagttcttatttaatTTGAGCA
This window contains:
- the LOC129946432 gene encoding uncharacterized protein LOC129946432: MGLANHLTSDASRNLNNLARNISPIVSDVMDEDEDFNPSDELDYESENEYERGMNLTRSMQRSLELKLDKIIAQNELILQQNREILKLAKARTLVVPDDDDEAEDQASSDSS